A stretch of DNA from Leucobacter luti:
CGGGACTTTCTGGCGCGGGCCTCATCCGTGCCTACGCCGCGATCTCAGGTTTTACGCTCGCGCAGAGTGCCGCGTTGGCTCAGGAAGCGCTGGTGCGCCGGGATATCGCGCGGGATGGATCGATCCCGTGGATCAGCACGTTCGGATCGGTCGACCTTGCAGGGTTCCCGCATGTGCGGGAACATCGCGACCAGCTCCTCGCGATCGACGGCCTCACCGTGTACCGAGCCGGGATCACAGCGATCCTGGATTCGATTTCACGCTCTGCCGCTGCCGCATAGCCGCCGAGGCGGCGGCAGCGCCCTACTCGAAGATGTCGCCGAGGAAGTCGAACGGGCTCTTCTTTTTCTTGTACCGAGGATCGCGGTAGCGTCCATCACTCGAGTACCCGTCGCGGCGGCGCTCGTCGTAGCCGCGCTGGCCGTGCCGCGGGTCAACGTAGGGCTGCTGCGGGGGCACCGGCTGTGAATACTGCTGCTGTGGTGGCAGGGGTGGAGCCACTTGCTGGGGGGCCGGTGCCTGCTGCTGAGCCGTGAATGATTCGGCCTCGGCCTGGGCCCGGTCCAGCATCTTGTCGAGCTCTCCGCGGTCGAGCCAGATGCCGCGGCACTGAGGGCAGTAGTCGATCTCAATGCCCTGTCGCTCACTCATGAGCAGGGTCGTTCCGTCGCTAGGGCAATTCATGGTTCTCAGCGTAGGGTGCGGGGCATCTCGTGTGCGCGGATGGCCCGGAACTGGGGGCGTATTCGAAGCTTGGCGAGCACACGAGGCGACGCGGAACGGGCAAGCACGCGCCGGAGCTGCCGATGCACGTCGGAGTTCCCGATGCACGCCGGTGTTACCGGAGCCGCCGGAGCCCCCGGGGCTGCCGGAGCTGCCGGGGCTGGCTCGGCCAGGGGCGCCAGCCGTGTCAGTGGCGCCTGCGGCTATGCCCACCCCACCACGAGCCGAGCCGCTTCATGGGGGATCACCGGATTGACGCCGGTGAGGTCAGTGAATCGATGCAGCCGGTTCGTGAGCGTGTTGCGGTGGCAGAAAAGTTCTTCGGCAGAAACTCCGATGTTCCCGGTTCGCAGATAGCTCCGCACAGCCTCCTCGAGCCGAGTGCGTTCTGCATCGCCGCACTGGGCGAGTGCGGCGTGGACATCAGCGATCACTGGGTTGCCCGAGGACAGCAAGCTGTGCGCCGCAAGCCGGGCCCATCCTCGTGACCAGGTCATCGCGCCTGTCTCCTCGGCGGCCAGCACGTGTGCGAGATCGCGGGCCACGTGCGCCGCACCGCGGAGATCGGCGAGCCCATCTCGCGCACTCGCGAGCCCGATGCGGAGGTCAAGGAGTTCTCGGTACCGCTCGTCGATGTGCGAGCCGGGCAGATCGATCTGGCGGGTGAAGGCGATGAGCGTGTCATCGAGGTGATGTGTGTAGGTGATTCCGCCTGCACGGTCGAGCTCTGACACCGCGAAGCGGAGGGCGGGAATATCGTCGCCCACCGCCGCCGTGACCGTCAGCTCCGTGTGCGGTGGGAGGCCCAGATCGCCCGAAATCGCCGCGAGTCGTTCGGCCGCGGGGGGCGGATCCTGGAACACCGCTGCGATGAGGCCTCGCCGCACCGAGTCCTCTTCTTCGCGCATGCGCTGTTGTTCAGCGACGTAGGCCTGCTGCGTCTGGCCGGCGTACTCATCGACCGTGCGCAGGACGATGCCGGTGTGGCGCACGATGAGTTCGGCGTCCGCTGGGTCGGCAATTCTGGTCAGTGCTTCCCAGAGCACGGCGAAGTCGGCGCGAATGGCGGTCATCAACGAGGTGATGGGGATCCGCGCTCTGGCGCGCGACACCCCGACATCTCGCGCAACGGGGATCGCTTCGGTGAGTCCTCCGGCCCGCAAGCCGTCGACGAGGGCAATGAACGAGAGCCGCCCCGTTCGCCGCACTTCGGAGAGTGGCACAGGGGGTGGATCGTACCCGGGCACTGTGACGATGTGCGTCAGAAACGTGTCCGTGAGCGCGTGGGGATCGAGCTGATCAAGGAGCTCGAGCCATCGCTTGCGGTCGCCGGGAGCGGGGGTGTCACTGAGCGGCGGGCGGGGTGCAGCGGGCATATCGCCCATATTATGTGCATATGCACTGTTTCTGGGGGAAATTTGGCGACGAAAGGTGGCTTCTGCTGGGCGATTCACCTGGCATTCTCGAGTAGCAAGCCCCGGCATCTCGGTGGCCGCCCCGCCCCAGAACCGGCACCCTCGACGGAGAGAGAGCAATGAGCGAGATCACCAACACGACGTCAATCGAGTATGACGCGACACAGCAATTAGACGTGAAGGACGCCAATAAGGTGGCGCTCGGAGCGCTCATCGGCACCGCACTCGAGTGGTACGACTTCTTCCTGTTCAGCGCCGCAGCAGCGCTGGTGTTCAACGTCCAGTACTTCGCCAGCGAGAATGCGACGGCAGCAGCGCTCGCCTCCTTTGCGACGTTCGGTGTCGGCCTGGCCGCCCGTCCGATCGGCGGCATCATCTTTGGTCGCATGGGCGACCGGGTGGGGCGCCGCAAGGTGCTCATGATCACGATCGTTGGCATCGGTATTGTCACGGGGCTCATCGGTATGCTGCCGACCTACGCAGCGATCGGCATCGCCGCCCCGATCCTGCTCGTGCTACTCCGTGTCGTGCAGGGGCTGTTCGTCGGCGGAGAGTGGTCGGGTGCGATGACCATCGTGGTGGAGAATGCGCCGCTGCACCTGCGCGCGAAGTACGCCGCGATTCCCCAGATCGGCTCCCCCATCGGCACCATCCTCTCCTCGGGTGGGTTCTTCATCATGACTCTCGTGTTCTCACAGGAGAACTTCGATGCCTGGGGCTGGCGGATCCCGTTCCTCATCGCAATTCCGCTCCTGCTTGTCGCCGTGTACATCCGCAGCAAGCTCGAGGAGTCCCCGGTGTTCCGGCAGCTGGAGGAGTCCGGCGAGGTCGTGAAGAGCCCGGTGCTCACCACGTTCAAAGACAGCTGGCGCCAGATCATCGTCGGCATGGCCGCAGCATTGCTCGGTGTGGGCGGGTTCTACCTCGTGACGGCATTCTGCGTCTGGTACGGCGTCAATGTGCTCGGCTACTCGCCCTCCCTGATGCTGCTCGGCAGTATGGTAGCCGCGGCAGTCGAGATTGCTGCGTTGCTCTGGGGCGGAAGCCTGGGCGCGAAGTACGGTGCGAGCCGCGTGATCATTTGGGGCGGCGTCGCCTCGGCCGTTGTCGCGGTCCCCGCGTTCCTCCTGCTGTCTTCCGGCATTCCCGTACTCGTCGTGATTGCCATGACCCTCGCCGTCTGCACGCTCTCGCTCCCGTACGCCGCGTCCGGCACCGTGCTCACGGGATTGTTCCCCGCGAAAACGCGCTACACCGGCGTTGGCCTCGCCCAGAACGTCGCTGGCATGCTCTCCGGCTTCATCCCGCTCGCCGCGACCGGCCTCGTCGCCATGGCAGCCAACCACTGGTGGCCCGCCGCTGCGATGCTGGTCTTCTTGTCGCTCTTCACTGCAGTGGCCGGCGTTCTCGCGCCTCGTCTGAGCGTCAAACTGCCAGGGTTCAAACACTAAGCAGGCGAGCGCCGCGGGATCCGGTCAGCCGTCCTGACCGGGTCCCCATCTCAGCTATTCACTCCAATCCGAAAGAGTCACATCACCATGTCACAGTCAGCCGGTCACCTGATCGTGCGCACGCTCGAATCTCACGGCGTGGAGCGGATCTATGCCGTCCCAGGGGAAAGCTACCTCGACGTGCTCGATGGGCTGCACGATTCCCCGATCGAAACTGTGGTGTGCCGCCACGAGGGCGGTGCAGGGTTCATGGCGCTCGCCGAGGGGCGGTTGACCGGCCGCCCAGGTATTGCGATGGTGACCCGGGGGCCCGGGGCTGCGAACGTGATGATTTCCGTGCACACTTCCTGGCAAGACGCGACTGCGCTGGTGGTGTTCGTCGGCCTGGTGCCCGTCGCGGACCGAGAACGCGACGCATTCCAGGAGTTTTCTCTCACCGGATGGTTCGGATCGACTGCGAAGCGCGTCATGACCATCGATGATCCTGATCGGGCGGGCGAGCTTGTTGCTGAGGCGATCCGGATCGCAGCGAGCGGTCGGCCGGGCCCAGTGGTCGTGGGACTGCCAGAGGATCTGCTGATGCATCAGACAGCGTCCCCTGTGCCAGCGGTGACGCGCGCGCCTCGTCCGGCCCCCGCGGCAGACGAGTTGCAGGAACTCGTGCAGCGGCTCGCGCGTGCAGAACGGCCCGCGCTGGTGCTCGGCGGCGACGGCTGGCACGACGGATGCGGCAGCCTGCTCGCGGACTTTGCGGGTGCAGCGGGGATTCCCGTGTTCAGTGACTGGCGCGCGTATGACGCGATCCCGCACACCTCGCCCGCCTGGGCAGGGTGGCTGGGATACGGGCGAGCGGATGCGGTCGTAGCTGGCTACGGCGCAGCTGACCTGCTCGTCTTTGTGGGAGGCACACGATCCGATGTGCTGAGTGAGGGGTACACACTCGGTCTTGACACCGAGACAGTGCTCGTACTCTCTGATCCCAACGCCGCGACGCACGCCGGTCGGATCGACCAGCACATCCTTGCAACGCCTGCGACGTTCACCGCAGCGCTCGCCGCAGTCGAGCCCGCCGCCGCACGCGGCAACCGCGCGGACACGTGGGTGCAGGAACGCGCCACCGCGCAGCGGGCGTTTGCGACGCACCGAGCAGACGCTGCGGTCGCAACCGGCGAGCCGGCAGCGGCGACACCCGCGGATCTCGGCGTCGACCTCGGCGTCGCATTCGGCTTGCTTGATGACCGGCTTGCGGGCAACGCGACCCTGACGTTCGGAGCGGGCAACGCGACGATCTGGGCGCATCGCTTCGTGCAGCACCATCTCCCCGCGAGCCTCGTCGGCGCTCGGAACGGTGCAATGGGCCTGGCCGTGCCTGCTGCGATCGCGGCATCGCTCGCGCATCCCGGCCGGCGTGCCGTCGCCGTCTGCGGCGACGGAGACTTCCTCATGAACGGGCAGGAGCTCGCCACCGCATTTGCACACGGAGCGGCTCCGCTCGTGATCGTGGTAGACAACGGGATCTACGGCACCATCGTGCAGCACCAAGAGCGGCACTACCCCGGCCGCCCGTCTGGCACCGCGATGGCAAACCCGAATTTTGCCGAGCTCATGCGTTCATTTGGCGGCCATGGCGAGCGAGTCACCCGCACCGAGGACGTCGCCGCGGCGCT
This window harbors:
- a CDS encoding zf-TFIIB domain-containing protein, which produces MNCPSDGTTLLMSERQGIEIDYCPQCRGIWLDRGELDKMLDRAQAEAESFTAQQQAPAPQQVAPPLPPQQQYSQPVPPQQPYVDPRHGQRGYDERRRDGYSSDGRYRDPRYKKKKSPFDFLGDIFE
- a CDS encoding helix-turn-helix domain-containing protein is translated as MPAAPRPPLSDTPAPGDRKRWLELLDQLDPHALTDTFLTHIVTVPGYDPPPVPLSEVRRTGRLSFIALVDGLRAGGLTEAIPVARDVGVSRARARIPITSLMTAIRADFAVLWEALTRIADPADAELIVRHTGIVLRTVDEYAGQTQQAYVAEQQRMREEEDSVRRGLIAAVFQDPPPAAERLAAISGDLGLPPHTELTVTAAVGDDIPALRFAVSELDRAGGITYTHHLDDTLIAFTRQIDLPGSHIDERYRELLDLRIGLASARDGLADLRGAAHVARDLAHVLAAEETGAMTWSRGWARLAAHSLLSSGNPVIADVHAALAQCGDAERTRLEEAVRSYLRTGNIGVSAEELFCHRNTLTNRLHRFTDLTGVNPVIPHEAARLVVGWA
- a CDS encoding MFS transporter, translated to MSEITNTTSIEYDATQQLDVKDANKVALGALIGTALEWYDFFLFSAAAALVFNVQYFASENATAAALASFATFGVGLAARPIGGIIFGRMGDRVGRRKVLMITIVGIGIVTGLIGMLPTYAAIGIAAPILLVLLRVVQGLFVGGEWSGAMTIVVENAPLHLRAKYAAIPQIGSPIGTILSSGGFFIMTLVFSQENFDAWGWRIPFLIAIPLLLVAVYIRSKLEESPVFRQLEESGEVVKSPVLTTFKDSWRQIIVGMAAALLGVGGFYLVTAFCVWYGVNVLGYSPSLMLLGSMVAAAVEIAALLWGGSLGAKYGASRVIIWGGVASAVVAVPAFLLLSSGIPVLVVIAMTLAVCTLSLPYAASGTVLTGLFPAKTRYTGVGLAQNVAGMLSGFIPLAATGLVAMAANHWWPAAAMLVFLSLFTAVAGVLAPRLSVKLPGFKH
- a CDS encoding thiamine pyrophosphate-dependent enzyme produces the protein MSQSAGHLIVRTLESHGVERIYAVPGESYLDVLDGLHDSPIETVVCRHEGGAGFMALAEGRLTGRPGIAMVTRGPGAANVMISVHTSWQDATALVVFVGLVPVADRERDAFQEFSLTGWFGSTAKRVMTIDDPDRAGELVAEAIRIAASGRPGPVVVGLPEDLLMHQTASPVPAVTRAPRPAPAADELQELVQRLARAERPALVLGGDGWHDGCGSLLADFAGAAGIPVFSDWRAYDAIPHTSPAWAGWLGYGRADAVVAGYGAADLLVFVGGTRSDVLSEGYTLGLDTETVLVLSDPNAATHAGRIDQHILATPATFTAALAAVEPAAARGNRADTWVQERATAQRAFATHRADAAVATGEPAAATPADLGVDLGVAFGLLDDRLAGNATLTFGAGNATIWAHRFVQHHLPASLVGARNGAMGLAVPAAIAASLAHPGRRAVAVCGDGDFLMNGQELATAFAHGAAPLVIVVDNGIYGTIVQHQERHYPGRPSGTAMANPNFAELMRSFGGHGERVTRTEDVAAALDRALAATGPALLHLVVDASVMPPASSEV